In Myxococcus stipitatus, the following are encoded in one genomic region:
- the rapZ gene encoding RNase adapter RapZ, giving the protein MTAPAKQLVVITGMSGSGKSTAIRALEDSGFFCIDNLPVVLLPKLTELAGGGNIERMALVVDAREGVFLKEAPRILDEVRRAGHHVEVLFLDSSDDSLIRRFSETRRRHPLAPTGTVADGIQAERAALRDLREIADQVIDSSVLNVHDLKRMVQARFSPEPAKGPSLSVMSFGYRYGVPPQADLVLDVRFLPNPYFVPELKGLTGKVPKVAAYVLDREETQQFLEKVEDLCRFLFPRYQKEGKAYLTVALGCTGGKHRSVAIAAELTRRLSDENTRVQLWDRDIEKE; this is encoded by the coding sequence GTGACCGCGCCCGCGAAACAGTTGGTCGTCATCACCGGCATGTCCGGCTCCGGAAAGTCCACCGCCATCCGGGCGTTGGAGGACTCGGGGTTCTTCTGCATCGACAACCTGCCGGTGGTGCTGCTGCCCAAGCTCACGGAGCTGGCGGGCGGAGGCAACATCGAGCGCATGGCGTTGGTGGTGGACGCGCGCGAGGGTGTCTTCCTCAAGGAAGCGCCGCGCATCCTCGACGAGGTGCGCCGCGCCGGTCATCACGTGGAGGTGCTGTTCCTCGACTCCAGCGATGACAGCCTCATCCGCCGCTTCAGCGAGACGCGCCGCCGCCACCCGCTGGCGCCCACCGGCACCGTCGCGGACGGCATCCAGGCCGAGCGCGCGGCGCTGCGGGATTTGCGCGAAATCGCCGACCAGGTCATCGACTCGTCGGTGCTGAACGTCCACGACTTGAAGCGCATGGTGCAGGCGCGCTTCAGCCCGGAGCCCGCGAAGGGGCCCAGCCTGTCGGTGATGTCGTTCGGTTACCGGTATGGCGTGCCGCCGCAGGCGGACCTGGTGCTGGACGTGCGCTTCCTGCCCAACCCGTACTTCGTCCCGGAGCTGAAGGGGCTGACGGGCAAGGTGCCCAAGGTCGCCGCCTACGTGCTGGACCGCGAGGAAACGCAGCAGTTCCTGGAGAAGGTGGAGGACCTCTGCCGCTTCCTCTTCCCTCGCTACCAGAAGGAGGGGAAGGCGTACCTCACGGTGGCGCTGGGGTGCACGGGTGGAAAGCACCGCTCGGTGGCCATCGCCGCGGAGCTCACCCGGCGGCTGAGCGACGAGAACACCCGTGTCCAGCTCTGGGACCGGGACATCGAGAAGGAATAG
- a CDS encoding manganese efflux pump MntP family protein has translation MTLLLLALGVAMDATAVSGGMAIRGARPPDIFKLALTFGVFQFGMSLGGALGGKAILTHFAAIDHWIAFGLLVLVGGHMIWEAFSHDEEERASAPVGIRLPMLLTLGVATSIDALAVGVTLPALELGILYSTGLIGVMTFVLSLLGAWAGKRLGERFGTSIEILGGLVLIGIGTKTLVEHLSA, from the coding sequence ATGACGCTGCTTCTGCTCGCGCTCGGGGTGGCGATGGACGCCACCGCGGTGTCCGGTGGCATGGCCATCCGAGGGGCCCGGCCGCCGGACATCTTCAAGCTGGCGCTCACCTTCGGCGTGTTCCAGTTCGGCATGTCGCTGGGCGGCGCGCTGGGCGGCAAGGCCATCCTCACGCACTTCGCGGCCATCGACCATTGGATTGCCTTCGGGCTGCTCGTCCTGGTGGGCGGGCACATGATTTGGGAGGCGTTCTCGCATGACGAGGAGGAGCGCGCCTCGGCCCCGGTGGGCATCCGGTTGCCCATGCTGCTGACGCTGGGTGTGGCCACCAGCATCGACGCGCTCGCGGTGGGCGTGACGTTGCCCGCGTTGGAGCTGGGCATCCTCTACTCCACGGGGCTCATCGGGGTGATGACCTTCGTGTTGAGCCTCCTGGGCGCCTGGGCTGGCAAGCGGCTGGGTGAGCGCTTCGGCACCAGCATCGAAATCCTGGGAGGCCTGGTGCTCATCGGTATCGGCACCAAGACTCTGGTGGAGCATCTGTCCGCCTGA
- a CDS encoding NAD(P)/FAD-dependent oxidoreductase has translation MSLSRSRHFRVAIVGGGFGGLGAAIRLKQEGVEDFVLFERSPELGGVWRDNDYPGCACDIPSHLYSFSFAPNPNWSRVYSPRSEIQAYLRDCAERFGVLGHVRLSHAVEDARWEDAEQRWHLRTSEGLFTAEVLILAAGAFDVPALPEVAGLERFRGKVMHSARWDHDYALTGRKVAVVGTGASAIQFVPVIQPQVERLVLFQRSAPWVLPRNDRPIAAWTRWLYSHVPGVRWLLRTALYVKRELSALAFMYPWIIRLASYEARRHLARSVADAALREKLRPDYVMGCKRVLVSDDYLPALTRPNVEVVTEALQEVREHSVVTASGAEYAVDTLILGTGFRVTEPAFARCIRGRGGRTLEEAWAGTMKAHLGTSVSGFPNFFMVLGPNTGLGHTTVLLMMESQVEHVLNALRYLEGRGLAAVEPTPEAQEAFVRDVDERMARTVWMRGGCKSWYLDATGRNSTLWPGFTFAFKHRVSAFEPTEYVAIERHGRKRGRAVSAGARALVGG, from the coding sequence ATGTCCTTGTCGCGCTCGCGGCACTTCCGCGTGGCCATTGTCGGCGGTGGGTTTGGTGGCCTGGGTGCGGCCATCCGGCTCAAGCAGGAGGGCGTGGAGGACTTCGTCCTCTTCGAGCGGAGCCCGGAGCTGGGCGGCGTCTGGCGCGACAATGACTATCCGGGGTGCGCGTGTGACATCCCCTCGCACCTGTATTCGTTCTCCTTCGCGCCGAATCCGAACTGGTCCCGGGTGTACTCGCCCCGGTCGGAGATTCAGGCCTATCTGCGCGACTGCGCGGAGCGGTTCGGCGTGCTGGGGCACGTGCGTTTGAGCCACGCGGTCGAGGACGCGCGCTGGGAGGACGCCGAGCAGCGCTGGCATCTGCGCACGTCGGAGGGGCTCTTCACCGCGGAGGTGCTCATCCTCGCGGCGGGGGCGTTCGATGTGCCCGCGCTGCCGGAGGTGGCGGGGCTGGAGCGCTTTCGCGGCAAGGTGATGCACTCGGCGCGGTGGGACCATGACTACGCGCTGACGGGCCGCAAGGTGGCGGTGGTGGGCACGGGCGCGTCCGCGATTCAGTTCGTTCCCGTCATCCAACCCCAGGTGGAGCGATTGGTGCTCTTCCAGCGCTCGGCGCCGTGGGTGTTGCCGCGCAATGACCGTCCCATCGCGGCGTGGACGCGCTGGCTGTACTCACATGTGCCGGGGGTGCGGTGGCTGTTGCGCACGGCGCTCTACGTGAAGCGGGAGCTGTCCGCGCTCGCGTTCATGTATCCGTGGATCATCCGGCTGGCGTCGTATGAGGCGCGCAGGCATCTGGCGAGGTCCGTTGCGGACGCGGCGCTGCGCGAGAAGCTGCGGCCGGACTATGTGATGGGCTGCAAGCGCGTGCTGGTTTCGGATGACTATCTGCCCGCGTTGACGCGCCCCAATGTGGAGGTGGTCACCGAGGCGCTCCAGGAGGTTCGTGAACACTCCGTGGTCACCGCGTCGGGCGCGGAGTACGCGGTGGACACGCTCATCCTGGGCACGGGCTTTCGCGTGACGGAGCCGGCCTTCGCGCGGTGCATCCGGGGGCGGGGTGGGCGCACGCTGGAAGAGGCGTGGGCGGGCACGATGAAGGCGCACCTGGGGACGTCGGTGAGCGGCTTCCCCAACTTCTTCATGGTGCTGGGGCCCAACACGGGGCTGGGACACACGACGGTGCTCCTGATGATGGAGAGCCAGGTGGAGCACGTGTTGAACGCGCTGCGCTACCTGGAGGGCCGGGGCCTGGCCGCGGTGGAGCCGACGCCGGAGGCGCAGGAGGCGTTCGTGCGCGACGTGGATGAGCGGATGGCGCGCACGGTGTGGATGCGGGGTGGATGCAAGAGCTGGTACCTGGACGCGACGGGGCGCAACTCCACGCTGTGGCCGGGGTTCACCTTCGCGTTCAAGCACCGCGTCTCGGCGTTCGAGCCCACGGAGTATGTCGCCATCGAGCGGCATGGGCGTAAGCGTGGACGGGCGGTGAGCGCGGGGGCACGGGCGCTGGTTGGGGGCTGA
- a CDS encoding SDR family NAD(P)-dependent oxidoreductase → MKTVKDKVAAITGAGSGIGRATAVLLASKGCHVALSDVNTGGLAETEALCREKGVRVRVDRVDVAKREQVHAWADEVAREFGAVHVIINNAGVALGATIEDTRYEDFEWLMNINFWGVVYGTKAFLPHLKAAGEGHVVNVSSVFGLIGVPTQAAYNSAKFAVKGFTEALRQELEVESDAIGVTCVHPGGIKTNIARNARVTMRPGWTDERSSRDFEKAFATTPEQAAEDILAAIHKNRRRQLIGVDAVLIDLLQRLLPTLYQRLLIAGMKRRRRKMLGAAAASSGSA, encoded by the coding sequence ATGAAGACGGTGAAAGACAAGGTCGCGGCGATTACGGGCGCGGGCTCGGGCATCGGCCGCGCCACCGCGGTGTTGTTGGCGAGCAAGGGCTGTCACGTCGCGTTGTCGGACGTGAACACGGGCGGGTTGGCGGAGACGGAGGCTCTGTGCCGTGAGAAGGGCGTGCGTGTCCGGGTGGACCGCGTGGACGTGGCGAAGCGGGAACAGGTGCACGCCTGGGCGGACGAGGTGGCGCGTGAGTTCGGCGCGGTCCACGTCATCATCAACAACGCGGGTGTGGCGTTGGGGGCCACCATCGAAGACACGCGGTATGAGGACTTCGAGTGGTTGATGAACATCAACTTCTGGGGCGTGGTGTACGGGACCAAGGCCTTCCTGCCGCACCTGAAGGCGGCGGGAGAGGGGCATGTCGTCAACGTCTCGAGTGTGTTCGGGTTGATTGGGGTGCCGACGCAGGCGGCGTACAACTCGGCGAAGTTCGCGGTGAAGGGCTTCACGGAGGCGCTGCGGCAGGAGCTGGAGGTGGAGTCCGACGCCATTGGCGTCACGTGTGTCCACCCGGGAGGCATCAAGACGAACATCGCGCGCAACGCGCGGGTGACGATGCGGCCGGGGTGGACGGATGAGCGCTCGTCGAGGGACTTCGAGAAGGCGTTCGCCACCACGCCCGAGCAGGCGGCGGAGGACATCCTCGCCGCGATTCACAAGAACCGGCGGCGCCAGCTCATCGGCGTGGATGCGGTCCTCATCGACTTGCTCCAGCGGCTGTTGCCTACGCTCTACCAGCGACTGTTGATTGCCGGGATGAAGCGGCGGAGGCGGAAGATGCTGGGCGCCGCCGCGGCCTCCAGCGGATCCGCCTGA
- a CDS encoding DUF2000 domain-containing protein, translated as MPELFTTKIAIIVREDLAVWQKLNVTAFLSTGIAASAPEVLGEPYEDATGRRYSRMLGQPMLVFSATREQLQAAHRAAVERDLTTAVYVAPMFATGNDVDNRAAFRAQNPEDFDFVGLALRGERKQVDKAVKGLALHK; from the coding sequence ATGCCCGAGCTGTTCACGACCAAGATCGCCATCATCGTCCGCGAGGACCTCGCGGTCTGGCAGAAGCTGAACGTCACCGCGTTCCTGTCGACCGGCATCGCCGCGTCCGCGCCCGAAGTCCTGGGCGAGCCCTACGAGGACGCCACCGGCAGGCGCTACAGCCGGATGCTGGGACAGCCGATGCTCGTCTTCAGCGCCACGCGCGAGCAACTCCAGGCCGCTCACCGCGCCGCGGTCGAACGCGATTTGACGACCGCGGTGTATGTGGCCCCCATGTTCGCCACGGGCAACGACGTGGACAACCGGGCCGCCTTCCGCGCGCAGAACCCCGAGGACTTCGACTTCGTGGGCCTCGCCCTCCGAGGTGAGCGCAAGCAGGTGGACAAGGCCGTGAAGGGGCTCGCCCTGCACAAGTGA
- a CDS encoding AraC family transcriptional regulator: MRSDTPPSCPCGSRESPLARDWVDGARDADTGIESIRAHFSGHAYDPHFHDTYCVGVTEQGLQEFSCRSALHQSTPGRVILIEPGETHDGHARDAMGFTYLMLYLEPSWLAQACERVADGRPLPQGPGFRATLADAPRLATRIQRAFWRLREPGPRLARDEALDELAAALHPQLGASVVTRLGEAAHRSARRARELLRARMDEDVGLEELARSCGANRFQLSRAFRAAYGLPPHAYLVQLRLAAARERLGRGETPASVAAAVGFADQSHLGRWFRRAYGLTPASYRAMCTNVPDLERAPVEDARRQRRPPCPSCSRPRSPSSSARTSRSGRS; this comes from the coding sequence GTGAGGTCCGACACGCCCCCATCATGTCCGTGCGGCTCCCGCGAATCGCCGCTCGCCAGGGACTGGGTCGACGGGGCGCGGGACGCGGACACGGGCATCGAGAGCATCCGCGCCCACTTCAGCGGACATGCGTATGACCCGCACTTCCACGATACCTACTGCGTGGGAGTGACGGAGCAGGGGTTGCAGGAGTTCTCGTGCCGGAGCGCGCTGCATCAGAGCACTCCCGGGCGCGTCATCCTGATTGAGCCCGGGGAGACTCACGACGGTCACGCGCGTGACGCGATGGGCTTCACGTACCTCATGCTCTACCTGGAGCCCTCGTGGCTCGCCCAGGCCTGTGAGCGTGTGGCGGACGGACGTCCCCTGCCCCAAGGTCCGGGCTTCCGCGCGACGCTCGCGGACGCGCCCAGGCTCGCGACCCGCATCCAGCGTGCATTCTGGCGGCTGAGAGAACCTGGCCCTCGTCTGGCCCGAGACGAGGCGCTCGATGAGCTGGCCGCCGCGCTGCATCCTCAACTCGGAGCCTCCGTGGTGACAAGGTTGGGTGAAGCCGCGCATCGCTCCGCGCGACGGGCGCGTGAGCTGCTTCGCGCGAGGATGGACGAGGACGTGGGACTCGAGGAGCTCGCGCGAAGCTGCGGCGCGAACCGCTTCCAGCTCTCTCGTGCATTCCGCGCGGCCTATGGATTGCCACCCCACGCGTATCTCGTGCAGCTCCGGCTCGCGGCGGCGCGGGAGCGATTGGGACGCGGAGAAACGCCCGCGAGCGTAGCGGCGGCGGTGGGCTTCGCGGACCAGAGCCACCTGGGGCGATGGTTCCGCCGGGCCTACGGCCTGACGCCCGCCTCCTACCGCGCGATGTGCACAAACGTTCCAGACCTGGAGCGCGCCCCTGTCGAGGATGCACGGCGACAGAGGAGACCTCCATGCCCGAGCTGTTCACGACCAAGATCGCCATCATCGTCCGCGAGGACCTCGCGGTCTGGCAGAAGCTGA
- a CDS encoding TonB-dependent receptor plug domain-containing protein: MLRRHWPRLSSLLMLLCSPSALAQWDSEPPAPPPAESTSAVAQEDLPLDGESEVHSQVASFAITKLRDSPAVVTSMTAEEIRNSGARDLMDVLLQIPGFFFGVDTQGAVGPGFRGLWGYEGKVLLVVDGKELNEQLYSTMQLGNELPIELIERIEVVRGPGSVIYGGNAELAVINVITRGVQGSTDLMASGTYGQLSKVNGRRSLTLSGRKVFESAPGLSVFASASMGQGQRSDGEFRDFFGNTAEMGGNTRLNPTTVQAGVGYKDLQLSVLYQRYRTSAIIAFDEVLQTPSASDFESFHAELSNRFRPNERLEIIPRFNLTIAEPFRDADRGSEFYYEKQVMRIRGRTMARWAALDYLQLTGGVDIASDQGKLKGPANLGLQTPFGDEGTQSVSYLNVAGFVEAFSENPIATVVAGARYENHSDFGSSFVPRLVLLRGFGPFSAKALFSRAFRAPGIENISLGADVRPERTTVYELEGTLRFGEGHALSANAFDVGVSDPIIYSYDAVANEEVYRNLGRLGSRGIELDYHIKGSWGRAALSYSFYAPSGRNDVEDYQVPGHSNAFTGMPTHKASLSGSVKVTPWLSVSPTAVLVGRRFAVDVPDDRGNSPVEELPTQLLLNLFVRAENVGTQGLEIGAGVYNILGTNFRIAQPYNGGHAPMPVFSREFLVKLTYLFDPGMMEP; encoded by the coding sequence ATGCTCCGCCGTCACTGGCCCCGACTGTCGTCGCTGCTGATGCTGTTGTGCAGTCCCTCCGCCCTGGCGCAATGGGACTCGGAGCCCCCCGCGCCCCCGCCCGCCGAGTCCACCTCCGCCGTGGCCCAGGAGGACCTGCCGCTCGACGGCGAGTCGGAGGTGCACAGCCAGGTGGCCTCGTTCGCCATCACCAAGCTGCGCGACTCGCCCGCCGTGGTGACGTCCATGACGGCCGAGGAGATTCGCAACTCGGGCGCCCGGGATTTGATGGACGTGTTGCTCCAGATACCGGGTTTCTTCTTCGGCGTGGACACGCAGGGCGCGGTGGGTCCGGGCTTCCGGGGGCTTTGGGGCTACGAGGGCAAGGTGCTGCTCGTGGTGGACGGCAAGGAGCTCAACGAGCAGCTCTACTCGACGATGCAGCTGGGCAACGAACTGCCCATCGAGCTGATTGAGCGCATCGAGGTGGTGCGGGGCCCCGGCTCGGTCATCTATGGCGGCAACGCGGAGCTCGCGGTCATCAACGTGATTACGCGCGGGGTGCAGGGCAGCACGGACCTGATGGCCTCGGGCACGTATGGACAGCTCTCGAAGGTGAACGGGCGGAGGAGCCTGACGCTGTCGGGCCGCAAGGTCTTCGAGTCGGCGCCGGGATTGAGTGTCTTCGCGTCCGCGTCGATGGGCCAGGGCCAGCGCAGTGACGGAGAGTTCCGCGACTTCTTCGGCAACACGGCGGAGATGGGCGGCAACACGCGGCTCAACCCGACGACGGTGCAGGCGGGCGTGGGCTACAAGGACTTGCAGCTCAGCGTGCTGTATCAGCGCTACCGCACCTCCGCCATCATCGCCTTCGACGAGGTGCTCCAGACACCGTCCGCGAGCGACTTCGAGTCCTTCCACGCGGAGCTGAGCAACCGCTTCCGCCCCAACGAGCGGCTGGAAATCATCCCGCGCTTCAACCTGACCATCGCGGAGCCGTTCCGCGACGCGGACCGGGGCTCGGAGTTCTATTACGAGAAGCAGGTGATGCGCATTCGCGGCCGCACGATGGCGCGGTGGGCGGCGCTGGACTACCTGCAGCTCACGGGCGGCGTGGACATCGCGTCGGACCAGGGCAAGCTCAAGGGCCCCGCGAACCTGGGCCTCCAGACGCCGTTCGGGGATGAGGGGACGCAGAGCGTCTCGTATCTCAACGTCGCGGGCTTCGTGGAGGCGTTCTCGGAGAACCCCATCGCCACGGTGGTGGCGGGCGCGCGGTACGAGAACCACAGCGACTTCGGCAGCTCCTTCGTTCCCCGGCTGGTGCTCCTGCGCGGGTTCGGCCCGTTCAGCGCCAAGGCCCTGTTCAGCCGCGCGTTCCGTGCGCCGGGCATCGAGAACATCAGCCTGGGCGCCGACGTGCGGCCCGAGCGCACCACGGTGTATGAGCTGGAGGGCACGCTGCGCTTCGGCGAGGGCCATGCGCTGAGCGCCAACGCGTTCGACGTGGGCGTGTCGGACCCCATCATCTACTCGTACGACGCGGTGGCGAACGAGGAGGTGTACCGGAACCTGGGACGGCTGGGCAGCCGAGGCATCGAGCTGGACTACCACATCAAGGGGAGCTGGGGCCGCGCGGCGCTGAGCTACTCGTTCTATGCGCCGTCGGGCCGCAATGACGTGGAGGACTACCAGGTGCCGGGGCACTCGAATGCCTTCACGGGGATGCCCACGCACAAGGCCTCGCTGTCCGGCAGCGTGAAGGTGACACCGTGGCTGTCGGTGAGTCCCACCGCGGTGCTGGTGGGACGGCGCTTCGCCGTGGACGTCCCGGACGACCGGGGTAACTCTCCGGTGGAGGAGCTCCCCACTCAGCTGTTGCTCAACCTCTTCGTGCGCGCGGAGAACGTGGGGACGCAGGGCCTGGAGATTGGCGCGGGGGTGTACAACATCCTCGGCACGAACTTCCGCATCGCCCAGCCGTACAACGGCGGACATGCGCCCATGCCCGTGTTCTCCCGTGAGTTCCTCGTGAAGCTCACGTACCTGTTCGACCCGGGGATGATGGAGCCGTAG
- a CDS encoding PEGA domain-containing protein, with product MKQKTWIAVIVVGTLALNAMAYVVVRKRRAVESIPTATATAPTPAPVQSPPVAVQQPPSPTVEDPTEGLSRARRAAGLAALEDRDYDTAVSEFTEALSLRKTPGGDLVELLRIATDLQSRERNRTARAEPARPTREPAQRTPPRTRASRVAAARVQAPKEEPSALPEETRGGLLLVTSTPPGLVVQVDGKAVDMTPARLPLRAGTYRVALVQGDRKLVEESVELDEDGVRSINRDVSDLLSPQPAAASRAAAPTPVAAPPSAPPVIPPEPSSAPAQVAAKVAVTGRGDLDISSPSLYGEVWVNNRPYGFPPLVAQNLPAGPARVEVRVNGEVKRRLSVEVEPGRRIAVRVR from the coding sequence ATGAAACAGAAGACTTGGATTGCCGTCATCGTCGTCGGAACCCTCGCGCTCAACGCCATGGCCTACGTCGTGGTGCGAAAGCGGCGCGCGGTGGAGTCCATTCCCACCGCCACCGCCACCGCGCCGACGCCGGCCCCGGTCCAATCGCCACCCGTCGCCGTCCAGCAGCCTCCCTCGCCCACCGTGGAGGACCCGACCGAGGGCCTGTCCCGCGCACGCCGCGCCGCGGGGCTCGCCGCCCTGGAGGACCGCGACTACGACACCGCCGTCAGCGAGTTCACCGAGGCGCTGAGCCTGCGCAAGACACCCGGCGGCGACCTGGTGGAGCTCCTGCGCATCGCCACCGACCTCCAGTCGCGCGAGCGCAACCGCACGGCGCGCGCCGAGCCGGCAAGGCCCACGCGTGAGCCCGCGCAGCGGACACCGCCCCGCACGCGTGCGTCGCGCGTCGCCGCCGCTCGCGTGCAGGCCCCCAAGGAAGAGCCATCCGCGCTGCCAGAGGAAACCCGAGGGGGCTTGCTGCTGGTGACGTCCACGCCGCCGGGGCTCGTGGTGCAGGTGGATGGCAAGGCCGTGGACATGACGCCCGCGCGGCTGCCCCTGCGCGCGGGCACGTACCGTGTGGCGCTGGTGCAGGGCGACCGCAAGCTGGTGGAGGAGTCGGTGGAGCTGGACGAGGACGGCGTGCGGTCCATCAACCGCGACGTGAGCGACCTCTTGTCCCCGCAGCCCGCGGCGGCCTCGCGGGCGGCCGCGCCCACGCCCGTCGCGGCGCCTCCTTCCGCGCCGCCCGTCATCCCTCCGGAGCCGTCTTCGGCCCCCGCGCAGGTGGCCGCGAAGGTGGCGGTGACGGGACGAGGAGACCTCGACATCAGCTCGCCGTCCCTCTACGGCGAGGTCTGGGTGAACAACCGCCCCTACGGATTTCCGCCGCTCGTCGCCCAGAACCTCCCCGCGGGTCCGGCTCGCGTGGAGGTCCGGGTGAACGGTGAAGTGAAGCGTCGCTTGAGCGTCGAGGTCGAGCCGGGCCGCCGCATCGCTGTCCGGGTGCGCTGA
- a CDS encoding serine/threonine-protein kinase yields the protein MAHLFLASIDGPDGFSKPCVIKRVLPEYASLEAFSRMFADEAKVAALLTHPNIVQVFDFGKLEGQYYLAMEWIQGQSLDRVLRHAWKAHFPLGQRVAVDVGIAVADALAYAHTKTLPDGTPLKLVHRDVTPGNVLVSRDGIVKLADFGIVKSAVNVERTSVGVVKGKYAYMSPEQITNRELDHRSDLFSLGIVLYEASTGRRLFKRDTVEGTIIAATQAQVTPPSEVSPGFAPELERIILRLLEKDPEARFQSARELSLELERFRASQNWTSGGRELATLVTSLFPADKTGLTSTALSAFASASSSGMTHERAPAPDTRPAPPVPEERTASTTRGSPPVEASVPSAVTPVGTVVEEKPFPWPVVLTAGAAACASALFWYFVT from the coding sequence ATGGCGCATTTGTTTCTCGCGTCCATCGACGGGCCGGATGGCTTCTCCAAGCCCTGTGTCATCAAGCGGGTGTTGCCCGAGTACGCGAGCCTGGAGGCGTTCAGCCGGATGTTCGCGGACGAGGCGAAGGTCGCCGCGCTGCTGACGCATCCGAACATCGTCCAGGTCTTCGACTTCGGGAAGCTCGAGGGCCAGTACTACCTGGCCATGGAGTGGATTCAGGGGCAGTCGCTGGACCGGGTGCTGCGGCACGCGTGGAAGGCGCACTTCCCCCTGGGCCAGCGGGTGGCGGTGGACGTGGGCATCGCGGTGGCGGATGCGCTGGCGTACGCGCACACGAAGACGCTGCCGGACGGCACGCCGCTCAAGCTGGTGCACCGCGACGTGACGCCGGGCAACGTGCTGGTGTCGCGTGACGGCATCGTCAAGCTGGCCGACTTCGGCATCGTGAAGAGCGCCGTCAACGTCGAGCGCACCAGCGTGGGCGTGGTGAAGGGCAAGTACGCGTACATGTCCCCGGAGCAGATAACGAACCGGGAGTTGGACCACCGCTCGGACCTTTTCTCGCTGGGCATCGTGCTCTACGAGGCATCCACCGGGCGGCGCCTGTTCAAGCGCGACACGGTGGAGGGGACCATCATCGCGGCCACGCAGGCGCAGGTGACGCCGCCCTCGGAAGTCTCACCGGGCTTCGCGCCGGAGTTGGAGCGCATCATCCTGCGCCTGTTGGAGAAGGACCCGGAGGCGCGCTTCCAGAGCGCCCGCGAGCTGTCGTTGGAGCTGGAGCGCTTCCGCGCGTCACAGAACTGGACGTCGGGCGGGCGGGAGCTGGCCACGCTCGTGACGTCGCTGTTCCCCGCCGACAAGACGGGCCTCACCTCCACCGCGCTGTCCGCGTTCGCCTCCGCCTCCTCCAGCGGCATGACCCACGAGCGCGCGCCCGCGCCCGACACGCGGCCGGCTCCGCCCGTCCCGGAGGAGCGGACGGCATCCACCACGCGCGGCTCGCCGCCCGTGGAGGCCAGTGTCCCGAGCGCTGTCACGCCGGTGGGGACGGTGGTGGAAGAGAAGCCCTTTCCCTGGCCCGTCGTGCTGACCGCGGGGGCCGCGGCCTGCGCCAGTGCCTTGTTCTGGTACTTCGTCACCTGA
- a CDS encoding imm11 family protein, with amino-acid sequence MFRRLTQALRRLTRRIPGPSTQEATSRGGEVAPGDSPDRSRRTSAARRTSRRDSRAPRYFDLHDDYRHPARRELSDPVSVDGRKMDSVWLFTSGTPVRHRGRLKLTTEPPGPPLDFSLAGAGLTPVVSASVAAVFRELAPDDVQLLPVEVEGERERYFILVATRLVRCIDERACDEVSHYTGEDAPPERVGHYRTVRGLRIDPEKTEGARVLRTWGWPVSLIVSEGLKDALEHAGIRGARFAEVTQPAAPRRQRKSRRKPRRR; translated from the coding sequence ATGTTCAGGCGGCTCACCCAAGCGCTCCGCCGGCTCACTCGGCGCATTCCGGGCCCCAGCACCCAGGAGGCCACGTCCCGCGGCGGCGAAGTCGCCCCGGGTGACTCTCCGGACCGCTCCCGCCGAACCTCCGCCGCGCGCAGGACCTCGCGGCGGGACAGCCGCGCGCCCCGCTACTTCGACCTGCACGACGACTACCGCCACCCAGCGCGGCGCGAGCTGAGCGACCCTGTCTCCGTCGATGGGCGGAAGATGGACTCCGTCTGGCTCTTCACCTCCGGCACCCCGGTGCGGCACCGCGGACGGCTGAAGCTCACCACCGAGCCCCCAGGCCCCCCGCTCGACTTCTCCCTGGCCGGCGCGGGCCTCACCCCCGTGGTCAGCGCCTCCGTCGCCGCCGTCTTCCGCGAGCTGGCACCGGACGACGTGCAGCTATTGCCCGTGGAGGTGGAAGGCGAGCGCGAGCGCTACTTCATCCTCGTCGCCACCCGGCTGGTGCGCTGCATCGACGAGCGCGCCTGTGACGAGGTTTCCCACTACACCGGCGAGGACGCCCCTCCCGAGCGCGTGGGCCACTACCGCACCGTGCGCGGCCTGCGCATCGACCCCGAGAAGACGGAGGGCGCACGCGTGCTGCGCACGTGGGGCTGGCCCGTGAGCCTCATCGTCTCCGAGGGCCTCAAGGACGCCCTCGAGCACGCCGGTATCCGAGGTGCCCGCTTCGCCGAAGTCACCCAGCCCGCCGCCCCTCGCCGCCAGCGCAAATCCCGCCGCAAGCCTCGCCGGCGCTGA